A window of Cohnella herbarum contains these coding sequences:
- the asnB gene encoding asparagine synthase (glutamine-hydrolyzing): MCGITGWIDWNKDLTTQADTIEKMTETLELRGPDASGTWLSRHCAFGHRRLSVMDPANGAQPMVRPAKGQDNHDCVLVYNGELYNAPELRKQLEGLGYRFRTTCDTEVLLLSYVEWGPECVEKLNGIFAFAIWQTAEEKLFMARDRLGVKPLFYRREEGRFLFGSEAKSILAHPDVPAEIDAEGLAELFVIGPARTPGHGVWRDFLELKPGHCLQYDRSGIRTFAYWQLQSAEHEENVEQTAEKVRDLLADTVERQLLSDVPICTLLSGGLDSSALTALAVNYYRRTGQGDVHTFSVDYVDNDKHFHAHDFQPNSDAPWIKRMNDYLSTVHHPKQFDTPELVQALEAAVLAKDGPGMADIDASLYLFCREIKKEATVAISGEAADEIFGGYPWFHREDALKAETFPWSLATGLRASLLSPELREKLRPQEYLADRYAQAVADVPQLAGEDEARKRMRRMSYLNITRFMPTLLDRKDRMSMAVGLEVRVPFCDHRLVEYVWNIPWEIKTAGTREKGILRKALEGVLPDDVLYRKKSPYPKTHNPNYLTAVRSLLIDRLDDPTCPLKPLINETKVRELAAASDASSHLPWFGQLMSGPQLFAYLLQMDFWLRQYKVKLVL, translated from the coding sequence ATGTGTGGAATTACCGGATGGATTGACTGGAACAAGGACTTAACGACGCAAGCCGATACGATCGAGAAAATGACCGAGACGCTGGAACTAAGAGGGCCGGATGCCTCCGGAACTTGGCTTTCTCGCCATTGCGCCTTCGGACACCGCCGGCTTTCCGTAATGGATCCCGCCAACGGCGCTCAGCCTATGGTTCGTCCGGCCAAAGGCCAGGATAATCACGATTGCGTCCTTGTGTATAACGGCGAATTGTACAATGCCCCGGAACTTCGTAAGCAATTAGAAGGGCTCGGCTATCGTTTCCGTACGACCTGCGATACGGAAGTATTGCTGCTCTCTTACGTGGAGTGGGGCCCGGAATGCGTGGAGAAGTTAAACGGCATCTTCGCTTTCGCGATCTGGCAAACGGCCGAAGAAAAGCTGTTTATGGCCCGGGATCGGCTTGGCGTTAAACCGCTCTTCTATCGCAGGGAGGAAGGACGTTTCCTATTCGGTTCCGAAGCGAAATCGATATTGGCTCACCCGGACGTACCTGCGGAAATCGACGCGGAGGGACTGGCGGAGTTATTCGTCATCGGACCCGCACGAACGCCGGGACACGGGGTATGGCGCGATTTCCTTGAGTTGAAGCCGGGGCATTGCCTGCAATACGATCGCAGCGGAATTCGGACTTTCGCTTACTGGCAGCTTCAGAGCGCCGAACACGAAGAGAATGTCGAACAGACGGCCGAGAAGGTGCGCGATTTGCTAGCCGATACGGTTGAACGCCAACTCCTATCGGATGTGCCGATTTGCACTTTACTGTCTGGAGGACTCGACTCCAGCGCCTTAACCGCTCTCGCGGTTAACTACTATAGAAGAACCGGTCAAGGTGACGTGCACACGTTCTCCGTCGACTACGTGGATAACGATAAGCATTTCCACGCGCATGATTTCCAACCGAACTCCGATGCGCCATGGATCAAGCGGATGAACGACTATTTGTCCACCGTTCATCATCCGAAGCAATTCGATACGCCCGAGCTCGTTCAGGCGCTCGAGGCAGCCGTATTAGCCAAGGATGGTCCGGGCATGGCGGATATCGATGCTTCGTTGTATTTATTTTGTCGGGAGATCAAGAAGGAAGCGACCGTCGCGATTTCCGGAGAAGCCGCGGACGAGATCTTCGGCGGCTATCCTTGGTTCCATCGCGAGGACGCCCTGAAGGCGGAAACGTTCCCTTGGTCTCTTGCGACCGGGCTCAGGGCAAGCTTGTTATCCCCGGAACTCAGGGAGAAGCTTCGTCCCCAGGAATATTTAGCGGATCGCTACGCTCAAGCCGTTGCCGATGTGCCACAGTTAGCCGGAGAAGACGAAGCGCGCAAACGGATGCGGCGAATGTCCTACCTGAACATCACGCGTTTCATGCCGACGCTGCTCGACCGCAAGGACCGGATGAGCATGGCCGTCGGACTGGAAGTGCGCGTTCCATTTTGCGACCATCGGCTGGTGGAGTATGTGTGGAACATTCCATGGGAGATCAAAACCGCCGGCACGAGAGAGAAGGGCATCTTAAGGAAAGCTCTTGAGGGCGTTCTCCCCGACGATGTGTTATATCGGAAAAAGAGTCCTTACCCCAAGACGCATAATCCGAATTATTTGACGGCCGTGCGCTCCTTGCTGATCGATCGGCTGGATGATCCGACCTGTCCGCTCAAGCCGCTCATCAATGAAACTAAAGTGAGAGAGCTGGCCGCCGCATCGGATGCCTCCTCCCACCTCCCTTGGTTCGGCCAGCTCATGTCGGGTCCGCAACTGTTCGCCTATTTGCTCCAGATGGACTTCTGGCTCCGACAGTATAAAGTGAAGCTGGTGTTGTAA
- a CDS encoding putative 2-aminoethylphosphonate ABC transporter substrate-binding protein — protein sequence MKKQLITMLAIILTFTILAACGKTEVANNNANNSASNNGAGTEAQSSAPASENPEGAKIDEESKELTVYTALEDDIIQAYLVSFKEKYPDVKLNFVRDSTGIITAKLLAEKDNPQADLVWGLAATSLLVLDQNGMLEGYSPEGVDRVLPEFKDSNEPTRWVGIDAWETAFVVNKPEMEKLGLAIPQSYEDLIKPEYKGLITMPNPSSSGTGFLTVSGVLQLMGQEKGWEYLDKLNENIAMYVHSGSKPAKLSGTGEYPIGISFGYRGIQEAQKGSPVETVFPTEGSGWDLEANALIKKGTIKKAAQQFLDWAIGEEVMKEYNKNYAILSVKSDSTVIPEGYSKDPMDQLIPIDLSEAAKNREHTLTEWDKRYNAKSEPKT from the coding sequence ATGAAAAAGCAACTGATAACGATGCTGGCCATTATTCTTACGTTTACGATCTTAGCGGCATGCGGTAAAACCGAAGTCGCAAACAACAATGCGAACAACAGCGCCAGCAACAATGGCGCGGGAACGGAAGCCCAATCATCCGCGCCTGCATCGGAAAACCCGGAAGGAGCGAAGATCGACGAGGAGAGTAAAGAGCTTACGGTTTACACTGCGCTCGAAGACGATATCATCCAAGCTTACTTGGTTTCTTTCAAAGAAAAATATCCGGACGTTAAACTGAATTTCGTACGCGATTCGACCGGTATCATTACGGCAAAGCTGTTGGCGGAGAAGGACAATCCGCAAGCCGATCTCGTGTGGGGGTTGGCGGCAACTAGTTTGCTCGTGCTTGACCAGAACGGCATGCTGGAAGGCTATTCCCCGGAAGGCGTAGATCGCGTTCTGCCGGAATTTAAGGATTCCAACGAACCGACGCGCTGGGTCGGAATCGATGCTTGGGAAACCGCGTTCGTCGTCAATAAGCCGGAGATGGAGAAGCTCGGATTGGCCATTCCGCAAAGCTACGAAGATTTGATTAAACCGGAGTACAAAGGCTTGATTACGATGCCCAACCCATCTTCGTCCGGAACAGGGTTTCTGACCGTATCCGGAGTACTGCAACTGATGGGACAAGAAAAGGGCTGGGAATACTTGGACAAGCTAAACGAAAATATCGCGATGTACGTGCATTCCGGTTCTAAACCGGCGAAGCTGTCCGGGACGGGAGAATATCCGATCGGGATTTCGTTCGGATACCGCGGAATTCAAGAAGCGCAGAAGGGTTCCCCCGTCGAAACGGTTTTCCCGACCGAAGGTTCCGGATGGGATCTGGAAGCGAACGCCCTGATTAAAAAAGGAACGATCAAGAAAGCGGCGCAACAGTTCCTGGATTGGGCGATCGGCGAAGAAGTCATGAAAGAATACAATAAAAACTATGCCATTCTTTCGGTAAAGAGCGATTCAACCGTCATTCCGGAAGGATACTCGAAAGATCCGATGGACCAACTCATCCCGATCGATCTTAGCGAGGCCGCGAAAAACCGCGAACATACGTTAACGGAGTGGGACAAGCGATACAATGCGAAAAGCGAGCCGAAAACGTAA
- a CDS encoding putative 2-aminoethylphosphonate ABC transporter ATP-binding protein, with protein MSQPHLSIQGVNKSFGAVSALRDINLDIYKNEFVCLLGPSGCGKTTLLRIIAGLEKSSSGSILAGGKDISKLPPAKRNFGMVFQSYALFPNLTAYENVAYGLHGKGIPKQDIEEKVHSVLGLVDLAHAGSRYPSQLSGGQQQRIALARAIVLSPDFLLLDEPLSALDAKVRLKLRHEIRELQERLGITTIMVTHDQEEALTMSDRIVVMNNAEIQQIGTPQQVYEQPDNPFVADFIGSINFLEATNDEANPIPIQAVRPEHIRITAAASGQGVSAVVKNIEFRGPFYRLLLETDSLGTGKGPERITVDVSAHVSHHLQIMKNGVVSLEVPQEKLISFTPETKIHA; from the coding sequence ATGTCTCAGCCTCATCTGTCGATCCAAGGCGTTAACAAATCATTCGGAGCGGTTTCCGCTTTGCGCGACATTAATCTCGATATTTACAAGAACGAGTTCGTTTGCTTGCTGGGGCCGAGCGGTTGCGGTAAAACTACGCTGCTTCGAATTATCGCGGGTCTGGAGAAGTCCTCTAGCGGAAGCATTCTCGCTGGCGGGAAAGATATCTCCAAGCTTCCGCCGGCTAAGAGAAATTTCGGAATGGTGTTTCAGTCCTATGCGCTGTTTCCGAATTTAACGGCCTACGAGAATGTAGCCTATGGACTGCATGGGAAAGGTATCCCGAAACAAGATATCGAGGAAAAGGTGCATAGCGTTCTCGGGCTGGTCGATCTAGCCCATGCCGGCTCGCGTTATCCCTCCCAATTGTCCGGCGGTCAGCAACAGAGAATCGCGTTGGCACGGGCGATCGTGCTTTCTCCGGATTTTCTATTGCTGGATGAGCCTTTGTCCGCGCTTGATGCGAAGGTTAGGCTTAAGCTCCGCCATGAAATCCGCGAGCTTCAGGAGCGGCTTGGCATTACGACCATCATGGTTACTCACGATCAGGAAGAAGCCCTTACGATGTCGGATCGGATCGTGGTCATGAACAATGCCGAAATTCAACAAATCGGTACGCCGCAACAAGTATACGAGCAGCCGGACAATCCGTTCGTGGCCGATTTTATCGGTTCGATCAATTTCTTGGAGGCTACGAATGATGAGGCGAATCCGATACCGATTCAGGCTGTCCGACCCGAACACATTCGCATTACCGCGGCAGCATCTGGTCAGGGCGTTTCGGCCGTCGTTAAAAATATCGAATTTAGAGGTCCTTTTTATCGGTTGCTGCTTGAAACGGATTCGTTAGGTACGGGCAAAGGGCCGGAGAGGATTACCGTGGACGTATCCGCTCATGTCTCGCATCATCTGCAAATCATGAAAAACGGCGTTGTCTCGCTTGAAGTCCCACAGGAGAAATTGATCTCTTTTACTCCCGAGACGAAGATTCATGCTTAA
- a CDS encoding putative 2-aminoethylphosphonate ABC transporter permease subunit → MDIFMKLRQRWSNADLLQIGLIIATTLALLLAILFPLWSLFSKAFENRDGSFAGIGNFAKYFTSPALVQSLTNTLFISSVSTVIAVTLAFFYAFGISRTGMRGKGYFKYVAMLPLFAPTMMHGISLTYLFGNQGLVTNGFFGALPGIKLPLYGPFGIIVSEVIYTFPQAYLIFITTLAITDYRLYEAADSLGAHSLRKFITVTLPSVKYGLISAIFVCFTASFTDFGAPQAVGGQFNVLATDIYKQVIGQQNMSMGATVGILLTLPAIIAFVVDRIVDRKQRSMLSAKSTPYRTREGKWRDRVFTLFCLAISVAILLPLATTVFASMVNVWPYDLTLGFKHFDFSDVAAGGLQPYLNSLKVSFLTAIIGTIITFVIAYLIEKSRFLGGFRQVGYFLSLLPLALPGMVIGLAYIFFFNHPNNPLNGLYGTMWIIVLANVVHFYSVPFITATSSLKKLDKEFELVSESMRVPFYRTFLKVTVPLSLPAIIEIAGYFFVNSMVTVSAVVFLRAADFNLAAVSIVSMDDAGDTAAAAAMAVLIVASNIAVKSLYEAFVRKLKQRTNRWQNMK, encoded by the coding sequence ATGGATATTTTCATGAAACTGCGGCAAAGGTGGAGCAACGCCGATCTTCTGCAAATCGGACTTATTATCGCGACTACGCTAGCTTTATTGCTGGCGATTCTGTTTCCTTTATGGTCCTTATTCTCCAAGGCTTTCGAGAATCGCGATGGCAGCTTTGCCGGCATCGGAAATTTCGCGAAATATTTTACATCGCCGGCTCTTGTCCAATCGTTAACGAATACGTTGTTTATTTCCTCCGTCTCCACGGTCATTGCCGTTACGCTGGCGTTCTTCTACGCTTTCGGCATTAGTCGGACCGGGATGCGGGGCAAAGGGTATTTCAAGTACGTGGCCATGCTGCCCCTGTTCGCTCCGACGATGATGCACGGGATCTCCCTGACCTATTTATTCGGAAACCAGGGGCTTGTCACGAATGGATTTTTCGGTGCCTTGCCGGGTATCAAGCTTCCGCTCTACGGTCCGTTCGGCATTATCGTATCGGAAGTCATCTATACGTTTCCGCAAGCTTACCTGATCTTTATTACGACGCTGGCAATTACGGACTATCGGCTATACGAAGCCGCCGACAGCTTAGGCGCGCATTCTCTGCGCAAATTTATCACGGTGACGCTTCCTTCGGTCAAATACGGCTTGATCAGCGCCATCTTCGTTTGCTTCACGGCGAGCTTTACCGACTTCGGAGCTCCGCAGGCTGTCGGAGGCCAGTTTAACGTGTTGGCGACGGATATTTACAAGCAAGTCATCGGCCAGCAGAACATGTCGATGGGGGCGACGGTCGGCATCCTGCTTACCCTACCGGCGATCATCGCTTTCGTCGTAGACCGAATCGTCGATCGCAAGCAGCGTTCCATGCTTTCGGCCAAATCGACGCCTTATCGCACGAGAGAAGGGAAATGGCGAGACCGGGTGTTTACTTTGTTCTGCTTAGCTATCTCGGTTGCGATCTTGTTGCCGCTGGCGACGACTGTGTTCGCCTCGATGGTAAACGTTTGGCCTTACGATCTGACGCTCGGCTTCAAGCATTTCGATTTCTCCGATGTAGCGGCCGGAGGGCTTCAGCCTTATTTAAACAGCCTTAAAGTATCTTTCTTGACGGCGATAATCGGTACGATTATTACTTTCGTAATCGCCTATTTAATCGAGAAATCCAGGTTTCTCGGAGGATTTCGTCAGGTCGGTTACTTTCTGTCGCTATTGCCACTCGCTTTACCCGGTATGGTCATCGGACTGGCTTACATTTTTTTCTTCAACCATCCGAACAATCCGCTGAACGGCTTATACGGAACGATGTGGATTATCGTGCTCGCCAACGTCGTGCACTTCTATTCCGTGCCGTTCATTACCGCGACCTCGTCGCTCAAGAAGCTGGACAAGGAGTTCGAGCTCGTCTCCGAATCGATGCGGGTGCCCTTCTATCGGACGTTCCTGAAGGTGACGGTACCGCTATCGCTGCCGGCTATTATCGAGATCGCAGGCTACTTTTTCGTCAATTCCATGGTTACCGTATCCGCCGTCGTGTTTTTGCGGGCCGCAGATTTCAATCTGGCGGCGGTATCCATCGTGAGCATGGACGATGCGGGCGATACGGCTGCCGCGGCGGCTATGGCGGTTCTTATCGTCGCGAGCAACATCGCGGTCAAGTCGCTTTATGAAGCGTTCGTTCGCAAGCTGAAACAAAGAACGAATCGTTGGCAGAACATGAAGTAA
- the phnW gene encoding 2-aminoethylphosphonate--pyruvate transaminase — translation MLPRSNPYLLLTPGPLTTTPTVKAAMLSDWCTWDQQYNEVVQSIRSKLVRLATRAPASYTTVLMQGSGTFVVESVIGSVIPHDGKLAVLANGAYGDRIGKMAKVLGIDTVVIDFGETSPVDGARLDSVLLEQPDITHVAVVHTETTTGMRNSIEEIGRVANRHGKVYIVDAMSSFGGIELDVADIGIDFLISSSNKCIQGVPGFGFVIAKTTSLEQCAGRARSLSLDLYDQWDTMEREGGKWRFTSPTHVVYAFNQALRELEQEGGIAKRQMRFTNNQKTLAAGMARAGFRALLPEEHQSPIITSFYYPESDSFSFKELYERIKQEGFVLYPGKISTAPTFRIGNIGDVNAADMERLTQSIEKIRFW, via the coding sequence ATGCTTCCGCGGAGTAATCCCTATTTGTTGCTCACTCCCGGCCCTTTGACGACGACCCCGACGGTGAAGGCGGCCATGCTTAGCGATTGGTGCACGTGGGATCAGCAATATAACGAAGTCGTGCAGAGCATTCGTTCCAAGCTCGTACGGCTCGCAACCCGCGCTCCCGCGAGTTATACGACCGTGCTCATGCAAGGCAGCGGCACGTTCGTCGTCGAATCCGTAATCGGTTCGGTTATTCCGCATGACGGGAAGCTTGCCGTTCTCGCGAACGGCGCTTACGGCGATCGGATCGGAAAAATGGCGAAAGTACTCGGCATCGATACGGTCGTCATCGATTTCGGCGAGACTTCGCCGGTCGATGGAGCGAGGTTGGATTCGGTCCTTCTGGAGCAACCGGACATCACGCACGTCGCGGTCGTCCATACCGAGACGACGACCGGGATGCGCAATTCGATCGAAGAAATCGGACGCGTAGCCAATCGGCATGGAAAAGTCTATATCGTAGATGCGATGAGCAGTTTCGGAGGTATCGAGCTTGATGTCGCCGATATCGGAATCGATTTTCTAATCAGCAGCAGCAATAAGTGTATCCAAGGCGTGCCGGGTTTCGGTTTCGTCATAGCCAAGACAACTTCGTTGGAACAATGCGCCGGACGCGCGAGATCGCTCTCTCTCGATCTGTACGATCAGTGGGATACGATGGAGCGGGAAGGCGGGAAGTGGAGATTTACGTCGCCTACCCATGTCGTCTATGCATTTAACCAGGCGTTGCGCGAGCTAGAACAAGAAGGCGGCATTGCCAAACGTCAGATGAGATTCACGAACAACCAGAAAACCTTAGCGGCGGGAATGGCTCGTGCTGGATTTCGCGCTCTTCTCCCGGAAGAGCATCAATCGCCGATTATTACGTCTTTCTATTATCCGGAGAGCGATTCGTTTTCTTTCAAAGAGCTTTATGAGAGAATCAAACAAGAAGGATTTGTCTTATATCCCGGTAAAATATCGACGGCACCGACATTCCGCATCGGCAATATCGGGGACGTGAATGCCGCCGATATGGAACGTCTCACGCAGAGCATTGAGAAAATTCGTTTCTGGTAA
- a CDS encoding DeoR/GlpR family DNA-binding transcription regulator, with protein sequence MSLIGEERKDYILQQLNLEGKVKTYDLVEKLKVSSETIRRYLEELEEDNKLKRVYGGAIKINIAREEPSYFKREVLHAEEKRRIGRAAASLVEDNDVVFIDDGTTTLQMIDYLLNKKNLTVLTMSVAGLYMLIDYNNRGLFNGDIYFIGGKIDSPQSRSTGTLAEQMVESFYADKAFISIDGLMIDKGVTSFDAQRGQLARKLIGHSKQSIIVTDQSKFGQLQFFKIADLQEIDLIISDVAAPKEWLSALQDKEVTWIEAK encoded by the coding sequence ATGTCTTTAATCGGTGAAGAGCGGAAGGACTATATTTTGCAGCAGCTGAATCTGGAGGGGAAGGTAAAAACCTACGATTTGGTCGAGAAGTTGAAAGTATCTTCCGAGACGATCCGCCGATATCTCGAAGAGCTCGAAGAGGACAACAAGCTTAAGCGCGTATACGGCGGCGCGATTAAAATCAATATCGCTCGCGAAGAGCCGTCGTATTTCAAGAGAGAGGTTCTGCACGCGGAAGAGAAGCGGAGGATCGGCCGGGCCGCTGCTTCACTCGTGGAAGACAACGACGTCGTTTTCATCGATGACGGCACGACCACGCTGCAGATGATCGATTATTTGCTGAACAAAAAAAATCTAACGGTGCTAACGATGTCCGTAGCCGGTTTGTATATGTTGATCGATTACAATAACCGGGGATTGTTTAACGGCGACATTTATTTCATAGGGGGCAAGATCGATTCGCCTCAATCCCGTTCGACGGGCACTCTCGCGGAGCAAATGGTCGAATCCTTCTACGCGGACAAAGCTTTCATTTCCATTGACGGCCTGATGATAGATAAAGGGGTTACCAGTTTCGATGCGCAAAGGGGACAATTAGCCCGCAAACTGATCGGACATTCCAAGCAATCGATCATCGTAACGGACCAATCGAAATTCGGACAGCTGCAATTTTTCAAAATCGCCGATTTGCAGGAAATCGATCTGATCATCAGCGACGTAGCGGCACCGAAAGAATGGTTATCCGCTTTGCAGGATAAAGAAGTAACTTGGATCGAAGCGAAATAG
- a CDS encoding EamA family transporter: protein MGTWLIYALLSAATAALVAIFGKIGLKDIDANSATAIRAVIMALFLLGVVVVQGKFAQLGDIFAQKKAMSFIVLSGVAGALSWLFYFLALKGGKVSQVGPIDKLSVVLAVLLAFFFLGEKISWVNALGVAMIAGGAILVALK, encoded by the coding sequence ATGGGAACTTGGTTGATCTACGCTTTGCTGTCGGCCGCAACCGCGGCCCTCGTTGCGATCTTCGGGAAAATCGGCCTTAAAGACATCGACGCCAACTCGGCCACGGCTATCCGCGCGGTCATTATGGCTTTATTCTTACTTGGCGTCGTCGTCGTGCAAGGTAAATTCGCCCAGCTCGGGGACATTTTCGCCCAGAAAAAAGCGATGTCCTTCATCGTGCTCAGCGGCGTCGCGGGCGCCCTATCGTGGCTGTTTTATTTTCTGGCGCTTAAAGGCGGCAAAGTCTCTCAAGTCGGGCCGATAGACAAGCTTAGCGTCGTTCTAGCCGTCTTGCTAGCCTTCTTCTTCCTCGGGGAGAAGATTTCGTGGGTAAACGCGCTAGGCGTCGCGATGATCGCCGGAGGAGCCATCTTAGTCGCGCTAAAATAA
- a CDS encoding Gfo/Idh/MocA family protein, with protein MAEARTIGWGIAGPGGISKQFAKDLVHAKGARLVAVAGRSLEKAQAFAKEFDVDRAYGSMNELADDSEVDIVYIGTLHPAHRENALTFLRAGKAVLCEKPFTMNAAEAEEIIRFAKDNRVFLMEAMWTRYLPPIRQVRQWLNESAIGEVRMVKADFGFNIGWHPESRLLDPNLGGGTLLDAGIYPVSFASMVFGGQPQKIMSSAKIGATGVDEQFSLLLEYEGGRTAALNGAVQLGLVNDAYIFGTQGYIHVPVFLAARSATLHIAGKDPVIFEDDRTVAGYAYEAEEAMACLREGRTESTVMPLSETLDIMTTLDRIRQQWNLRYPFE; from the coding sequence ATGGCTGAGGCTAGAACGATCGGATGGGGCATCGCGGGACCGGGAGGGATCTCGAAGCAATTTGCCAAGGATTTAGTTCACGCGAAGGGCGCGCGGTTGGTCGCGGTAGCCGGGCGGAGCCTGGAGAAAGCGCAAGCTTTCGCCAAGGAGTTCGACGTGGACCGTGCGTATGGGAGCATGAACGAATTAGCGGATGATTCGGAAGTGGATATCGTATATATCGGGACTCTCCACCCAGCGCATCGAGAGAACGCACTCACCTTCCTAAGGGCGGGTAAAGCCGTCCTCTGCGAGAAGCCCTTTACGATGAACGCCGCGGAAGCCGAGGAAATCATCCGGTTCGCCAAGGACAATCGGGTTTTTCTAATGGAAGCGATGTGGACCCGGTACTTGCCGCCAATCCGTCAAGTTAGGCAGTGGCTGAATGAAAGCGCTATCGGGGAAGTCAGAATGGTCAAGGCGGATTTCGGGTTTAATATCGGGTGGCACCCGGAAAGTCGCTTGCTGGATCCTAATCTAGGAGGAGGGACGTTGCTGGACGCCGGGATCTACCCGGTATCGTTCGCTTCTATGGTATTCGGCGGCCAGCCGCAGAAGATCATGAGCAGCGCGAAGATCGGAGCAACGGGAGTGGACGAACAGTTTTCCCTGCTGCTCGAGTACGAGGGAGGGAGAACGGCTGCATTAAACGGAGCCGTGCAATTGGGGCTTGTGAACGACGCCTATATTTTCGGCACACAAGGATATATCCATGTCCCGGTATTCTTGGCGGCGCGCTCGGCGACTTTACATATCGCCGGTAAGGATCCGGTGATATTCGAGGATGACCGTACCGTTGCCGGTTATGCTTACGAGGCGGAGGAGGCGATGGCTTGCTTGCGCGAAGGGCGAACCGAGAGCACCGTTATGCCGCTAAGCGAGACATTGGATATTATGACGACTTTAGATCGGATCAGGCAGCAATGGAATTTACGGTATCCTTTTGAATAA
- a CDS encoding GNAT family N-acetyltransferase, with protein MTIKLSTTHHATPVAELIMLAIQDIGYQLTGEKNEADVLSQLERFIVAEGNRFSHSCILVKEAEGRPIGMILCYHGSDAAKLYEPIVEHLREKTGDLGIAIDQEADEDEYYIDAIAVDPNFQGQGIAKQLIAAAEQQAIESGYDKIALNVDQTNEGAHSLYRKLGYVADKTITIHHKPYWHMVKPLNS; from the coding sequence ATGACTATAAAACTTTCAACGACTCATCACGCTACACCCGTCGCCGAGCTTATTATGCTGGCTATTCAAGACATCGGTTACCAGTTGACCGGAGAAAAGAACGAAGCGGACGTCCTTAGCCAGTTAGAACGGTTCATCGTCGCCGAAGGCAATCGGTTCAGCCATTCCTGCATTCTTGTTAAAGAAGCGGAAGGCCGTCCCATCGGCATGATTCTCTGTTACCACGGCAGCGATGCCGCAAAGCTGTACGAGCCCATCGTCGAGCACTTGCGAGAAAAAACCGGCGATCTCGGCATCGCCATCGACCAAGAGGCCGACGAGGACGAGTATTATATCGATGCCATCGCGGTCGATCCGAACTTCCAAGGCCAGGGAATCGCGAAGCAACTTATCGCTGCCGCCGAACAGCAAGCTATAGAATCCGGGTATGACAAGATCGCGCTTAACGTTGACCAAACGAACGAGGGGGCTCATTCCCTCTACCGAAAGCTCGGATACGTTGCCGACAAGACGATCACGATTCACCATAAACCATACTGGCATATGGTTAAGCCTCTCAACTCCTAA
- a CDS encoding Crp/Fnr family transcriptional regulator — MFIDGDMLKASIPFFRDIEPELIERLLPYMYSKNYRKGELIFLEGDQGNDIFFIGSGSVSIYSFDKSKKVILAVLREGEYFGEMALMKPGLVRSATAECLMPTRLYGLRRTDFQLLIENDRNIAFHLLDYTMDRLRRANQQIHDLTFLNVRSRIVKKLLTLAQDYSSDELNEFVIPVKITHQQLAEMVGAARETVTKVLQELQDEGLIAIQGKRVHLQDIQLIKKKLNEEI; from the coding sequence TTGTTTATAGACGGCGATATGCTAAAGGCGTCTATCCCTTTCTTTCGCGATATCGAACCCGAGCTCATTGAACGACTCCTCCCGTATATGTATTCGAAAAACTATCGCAAAGGCGAATTGATCTTCCTCGAAGGCGATCAAGGGAACGATATTTTTTTTATCGGAAGCGGTTCAGTCAGTATTTATTCGTTCGACAAATCGAAGAAGGTAATTTTGGCCGTCCTTCGAGAGGGAGAATATTTCGGAGAAATGGCGCTTATGAAACCCGGACTCGTCCGCTCCGCGACCGCGGAGTGCTTGATGCCGACCCGATTGTACGGTTTACGCCGCACTGATTTCCAACTGCTGATCGAGAATGACCGCAATATCGCCTTTCATTTACTGGATTACACGATGGATCGATTGCGCCGGGCGAACCAACAAATCCATGATCTGACCTTCCTCAACGTCCGGTCGCGAATCGTCAAGAAACTGCTTACTTTGGCGCAAGATTATTCAAGCGACGAGTTGAACGAATTCGTCATTCCCGTTAAAATCACGCATCAGCAACTTGCCGAAATGGTCGGTGCCGCACGGGAAACAGTAACAAAAGTGCTACAGGAGCTTCAGGATGAAGGCTTGATCGCCATTCAAGGTAAGAGGGTTCATTTGCAGGATATTCAGCTAATCAAAAAAAAGCTCAATGAGGAAATATAA